The following are encoded in a window of Solibacillus sp. FSL R7-0668 genomic DNA:
- a CDS encoding Asp23/Gls24 family envelope stress response protein, which produces MSVELNNEFGHIDISNDVIAQIAGGAAIECYGIVGMASKHQIRDGLTDILRKENFAKGVLIRQEGEDLHIDMYIVVSYGTKISEIAYQVQSKVKYTVNKTLGMSVKSVNIFVQGVRVANV; this is translated from the coding sequence ATGTCAGTTGAATTAAATAATGAATTCGGCCATATTGATATTTCCAATGATGTAATTGCACAAATTGCTGGTGGCGCAGCAATCGAATGCTACGGAATCGTGGGCATGGCTTCAAAACATCAAATTCGTGATGGATTAACAGATATTTTACGAAAAGAAAATTTTGCAAAAGGCGTACTCATTCGCCAAGAGGGTGAAGACTTACATATTGATATGTATATTGTTGTAAGCTATGGCACAAAAATTTCTGAAATCGCATATCAAGTTCAATCAAAAGTAAAATACACAGTAAATAAAACATTAGGCATGAGCGTGAAGTCAGTTAACATTTTTGTTCAAGGCGTTCGTGTGGCGAACGTGTAA
- the rpe gene encoding ribulose-phosphate 3-epimerase, whose translation MIKIAPSILAADFAKLGQEVKEVEAAGAELIHIDVMDGHFVPNISFGAIALEAIRPLSTLPMDVHLMIENPDQYIEQFAKAGADYITVHVEACRHLHRTIQLIRSFGVKPGVVLNPHTPIESIQHVLEDVDMVLFMTVNPGFGGQKFIESVVPKVAALSKIIKERGLDIAIEIDGGINAETIVPCAKAGATIFVAGSAIYGKEDRAQALQEIKQAGLLAIQ comes from the coding sequence ATGATAAAAATTGCACCATCGATTTTAGCAGCAGATTTTGCAAAGCTAGGACAAGAAGTTAAGGAAGTTGAAGCAGCAGGAGCAGAACTTATTCATATCGACGTTATGGATGGCCATTTTGTACCGAATATTTCATTTGGTGCAATTGCATTAGAGGCAATTCGTCCGCTTTCTACATTGCCAATGGATGTGCATTTAATGATTGAAAATCCAGATCAATACATTGAGCAGTTTGCAAAGGCTGGCGCAGATTATATTACGGTTCACGTGGAAGCGTGTCGTCATCTACACCGTACGATCCAATTAATTCGCTCATTTGGTGTAAAGCCAGGTGTTGTATTAAACCCACATACGCCGATAGAATCGATTCAGCATGTGTTAGAAGATGTGGATATGGTGTTATTTATGACGGTCAACCCAGGTTTTGGTGGGCAAAAATTCATTGAATCAGTTGTACCGAAAGTGGCAGCATTATCAAAAATAATTAAAGAGCGCGGCTTAGATATCGCCATCGAAATTGATGGGGGCATTAATGCGGAAACGATTGTACCTTGTGCAAAAGCAGGAGCAACGATTTTCGTAGCAGGCTCAGCTATTTATGGAAAAGAAGATCGCGCACAAGCTTTACAAGAAATTAAACAAGCTGGACTTTTAGCGATTCAGTGA
- the sdaAA gene encoding L-serine ammonia-lyase, iron-sulfur-dependent, subunit alpha, with translation MDVLFRSVRELVELAENEGKLISELMIEQEMLISGRSREEIFAQMDRNLTVMEEAVERGLRGVQSVTGLTGGDAVLLQNYIAQGNSLAGDLLLDAVSKAVATNEVNAAMGTICATPTAGSAGVVPGTLFAVKNKLNPTREQMIRYLFTSGAFGFIVANNASISGAEGGCQAEVGSASAMAAAAIVEMAGGSPQQSSDAFAITLKNMLGLVCDPVAGLVEVPCVKRNAMGASNSLVAADMALAGVTSRIPCDEVIGAMYRIGQAMSPNLKETARGGLAATPTGRAITHAIFEGGNLKEILKSRTINH, from the coding sequence ATGGATGTATTATTTCGTAGTGTTCGAGAATTAGTAGAGCTTGCTGAAAATGAAGGGAAGCTTATTTCAGAATTAATGATTGAGCAGGAAATGTTAATAAGTGGTCGTTCGCGTGAAGAAATTTTCGCGCAAATGGATCGTAACTTAACCGTGATGGAAGAAGCGGTTGAGCGTGGGCTTCGCGGGGTGCAATCCGTAACAGGCTTAACAGGCGGTGATGCGGTATTATTACAAAACTATATCGCACAGGGCAATTCACTTGCAGGTGATTTATTATTAGATGCCGTTAGTAAAGCAGTAGCGACGAATGAGGTTAATGCGGCAATGGGGACGATTTGTGCGACACCAACTGCGGGTTCTGCAGGCGTTGTTCCGGGCACATTATTTGCGGTTAAAAATAAATTAAACCCAACACGTGAGCAAATGATTCGTTATTTATTCACTTCAGGTGCATTTGGCTTTATCGTAGCGAACAATGCGTCGATCTCAGGGGCTGAAGGAGGCTGTCAAGCAGAGGTCGGAAGTGCATCGGCAATGGCAGCAGCGGCAATCGTCGAAATGGCGGGCGGTTCACCGCAACAAAGTTCAGATGCATTTGCCATTACATTAAAAAATATGCTCGGCCTTGTATGTGACCCGGTAGCCGGTCTTGTTGAAGTACCTTGTGTGAAGCGTAATGCAATGGGTGCGTCCAATTCACTCGTAGCAGCGGATATGGCGTTGGCGGGCGTAACGAGCCGTATTCCATGCGATGAAGTAATTGGCGCGATGTATCGAATCGGTCAAGCGATGAGTCCGAATTTAAAAGAAACGGCACGCGGCGGATTGGCAGCAACACCTACAGGAAGAGCTATTACGCATGCGATTTTTGAAGGCGGTAATCTAAAAGAAATTTTAAAATCACGCACAATTAATCATTAG
- the spoVM gene encoding stage V sporulation protein SpoVM — MKVYTFQLPKWVSGMARGCVKLFRRDKKEKK, encoded by the coding sequence TTGAAGGTATATACATTTCAATTACCAAAATGGGTGAGCGGGATGGCAAGAGGCTGTGTGAAACTGTTTCGAAGAGATAAAAAAGAGAAAAAATAA
- the sdaAB gene encoding L-serine ammonia-lyase, iron-sulfur-dependent subunit beta → MKFTSVFDIIGPVMIGPSSSHTAGAARIGRVARDLFGRQPKWVKIYLYGSFAETYRGHGTDVALVGGLLDYDTDDERIKTAFTEAEKAGLQFEFIPETANKEHPNTARLLMGDDAGEMSVEGISIGGGKIEISEVNGFKLRLTGGMPAILVVHDDRAGCIANVANCLAMHHVNIGHMEVSRIERGLTALMVIEVDQNIDARIIEQISYIPHITKVSKINN, encoded by the coding sequence ATGAAATTTACATCAGTTTTTGATATTATCGGACCTGTGATGATCGGTCCTTCTTCATCGCATACAGCGGGTGCAGCGCGAATTGGGCGAGTAGCACGTGATTTATTTGGCCGTCAGCCGAAATGGGTGAAAATTTACCTATATGGCTCGTTTGCAGAGACTTATCGTGGTCACGGAACAGACGTTGCACTTGTCGGTGGCTTATTGGATTATGATACGGATGACGAGCGTATTAAAACAGCCTTTACAGAAGCAGAAAAAGCAGGCTTGCAATTTGAATTTATCCCCGAAACGGCCAATAAAGAACATCCAAACACAGCACGTTTACTGATGGGTGATGATGCAGGCGAAATGAGTGTGGAAGGGATTTCAATTGGTGGCGGTAAAATCGAAATTAGCGAAGTAAACGGTTTCAAACTACGTCTAACTGGTGGAATGCCAGCTATTTTAGTTGTCCATGACGACCGCGCAGGCTGTATCGCAAATGTTGCCAACTGTTTAGCAATGCATCATGTTAACATCGGTCATATGGAAGTATCTCGCATTGAGCGTGGTTTAACGGCGTTAATGGTGATTGAGGTGGATCAAAATATCGATGCGCGCATTATCGAGCAAATTTCTTACATCCCACATATAACAAAAGTTTCAAAAATTAATAACTAA
- a CDS encoding DAK2 domain-containing protein, which produces MKSLDGIKFAEMVQMGAHHLYQNAAYVDSLNVFPVPDGDTGTNMNLSMTSGANETEANVNEHIGKVAQSLSKGLLMGARGNSGVILSQLFRGFGKAIEKEATIDAQGLAKAFQAGVDTAYKAVMKPVEGTILTVAREAAAKAVEVAEAEQDMIAVMEAFTTEAKASLNRTPDLLPVLKEVGVVDSGGQGLLFVYEGFLASMKGEPLPEKNESSLDDLINAEHHRVQDFMDTSDIEFGYCTEIMVRFEEDKAPFDEDQFRQELNPMGDSLLVISDDEIAKVHIHSETPGAVLAAGQKYGSLIKIKVDNMREQHSAIVGDAPKAPTAKAQPKVPYAIVTIAMGEGVANLLRSIGASYVIEGGQTMNPSTEDIVKAVQEIGAERVLILPNNKNIIMAAEQAAELLEIEAAVVPTKTIPQGMAAILAFNPEESVENNQNNMTTGFAHVKTGQVTYAVRDTSIDGVEIHKDDYMALAEGKIILSTKEMMDAAKQVLENLMDEEAEIVTVIYGEDATAAQAEELQSYIEENYSDAEVEIVEGKQSLYPFILSVE; this is translated from the coding sequence ATGAAGTCTTTAGACGGAATTAAATTTGCTGAAATGGTACAAATGGGTGCACACCATCTTTACCAAAATGCAGCATATGTAGATTCACTAAATGTATTCCCTGTACCAGACGGGGATACGGGGACAAATATGAATTTGTCAATGACATCTGGTGCAAACGAAACAGAAGCAAACGTAAATGAACATATTGGGAAAGTAGCACAAAGCTTGTCGAAAGGGTTACTGATGGGTGCACGCGGAAACTCAGGTGTTATTTTGTCGCAATTATTCCGTGGTTTCGGCAAAGCCATCGAAAAAGAGGCAACAATCGACGCGCAAGGTTTAGCAAAAGCATTCCAAGCGGGTGTTGATACAGCGTACAAAGCAGTTATGAAGCCGGTGGAAGGGACAATCCTAACGGTAGCACGTGAAGCAGCAGCAAAGGCGGTAGAAGTTGCAGAAGCTGAGCAAGATATGATTGCTGTGATGGAAGCGTTCACGACAGAAGCAAAGGCGTCATTAAACCGCACACCAGATCTTCTACCAGTGTTGAAAGAAGTTGGTGTAGTTGATAGTGGTGGTCAAGGTTTATTATTCGTTTATGAAGGCTTCCTTGCTTCTATGAAGGGCGAGCCATTACCAGAGAAAAATGAATCTTCTTTAGATGATTTAATTAATGCAGAACACCATCGTGTACAAGACTTCATGGATACATCAGATATCGAGTTTGGCTATTGTACAGAAATCATGGTTCGCTTTGAAGAGGATAAAGCACCATTTGACGAAGATCAATTCCGCCAAGAACTTAATCCAATGGGTGATTCCTTATTAGTTATTTCTGATGATGAAATTGCAAAAGTACATATTCACTCGGAAACTCCAGGTGCTGTACTTGCTGCAGGTCAAAAATATGGTAGCCTAATTAAAATCAAAGTAGATAATATGCGAGAGCAACATTCTGCGATTGTAGGGGATGCGCCAAAAGCACCTACAGCAAAAGCGCAACCAAAAGTACCGTACGCGATTGTAACGATTGCAATGGGTGAAGGTGTGGCAAACTTATTACGTTCAATCGGTGCTTCTTATGTCATTGAAGGTGGTCAAACAATGAACCCTTCAACAGAAGACATCGTCAAAGCGGTCCAAGAAATTGGTGCTGAGCGCGTGTTAATTTTACCGAATAACAAAAATATTATTATGGCAGCAGAACAAGCAGCAGAGCTATTAGAAATTGAAGCAGCGGTTGTACCGACAAAAACGATTCCTCAAGGGATGGCGGCCATTTTAGCGTTCAACCCAGAAGAGTCTGTTGAAAACAATCAAAACAATATGACAACTGGCTTTGCACACGTAAAAACTGGACAAGTAACATACGCTGTTCGTGATACATCAATCGATGGTGTTGAAATCCATAAAGACGACTACATGGCCCTAGCAGAAGGGAAAATCATTTTATCGACAAAAGAAATGATGGACGCTGCAAAGCAAGTGTTAGAAAACTTAATGGATGAAGAGGCAGAAATCGTAACCGTGATTTATGGTGAGGATGCTACAGCAGCGCAAGCCGAGGAATTACAAAGCTATATCGAAGAAAATTATTCAGATGCAGAAGTAGAAATTGTGGAAGGGAAACAATCCCTTTACCCATTCATCTTGTCTGTAGAATAA
- the rsgA gene encoding ribosome small subunit-dependent GTPase A, with protein MAQAQIRKALSGYYYVEKEGELIQCRARGIFRNRGESPLVGDFVEYSYDGESDGSIEKILARQNALVRPPIANVDQALLVFSAKEPDFNTILLDRFLVVLESFHVQPIIILTKLDLVSDDERANLQHYINDYKEIGYEIIETFIDDESLMAKLEPILKDKTSVLAGQSGVGKSTLLNTLLPDLDLKTGIISKSLGRGKHTTRHVELIEVGGGLLADTPGFSSFDFDTIEKEELTACLPEILRMSEDCKFRGCLHMKEPKCAVKQAVEVGEIRTYRYEHYQQFLQEIIDRKPRY; from the coding sequence ATGGCGCAAGCCCAAATTCGAAAAGCATTAAGCGGTTATTATTATGTTGAAAAAGAGGGCGAATTAATTCAATGCCGTGCGCGTGGGATTTTCCGTAATCGCGGAGAATCTCCGCTTGTGGGTGATTTTGTGGAATATTCGTACGATGGAGAATCAGATGGCTCGATTGAAAAAATTTTAGCGCGTCAAAATGCATTAGTACGTCCACCCATTGCCAATGTTGATCAGGCATTGCTTGTATTTTCAGCGAAAGAACCCGATTTTAATACGATTTTATTGGACCGTTTTTTAGTTGTCTTGGAGTCCTTCCATGTCCAGCCGATCATTATTTTAACAAAGCTGGATTTAGTAAGTGATGATGAGCGTGCCAATTTACAGCACTATATTAATGATTACAAAGAAATAGGCTATGAAATTATCGAAACCTTTATAGATGATGAGTCGCTAATGGCTAAATTAGAGCCGATTTTAAAAGATAAGACGTCGGTATTAGCGGGTCAGTCAGGTGTTGGCAAATCAACATTACTGAATACGCTGTTGCCCGATTTAGATTTAAAAACAGGCATTATTTCTAAAAGCTTAGGGCGCGGTAAGCATACAACACGCCATGTAGAATTGATTGAAGTTGGTGGCGGATTACTTGCAGATACGCCGGGCTTTAGTTCGTTTGATTTTGATACAATCGAAAAAGAGGAGCTAACGGCATGTTTGCCCGAAATTTTACGTATGAGCGAGGATTGCAAATTCCGTGGCTGCTTACATATGAAGGAGCCAAAATGTGCAGTCAAGCAAGCAGTAGAGGTGGGGGAAATTCGTACCTACCGCTATGAGCATTATCAACAATTTTTACAAGAAATTATCGATCGAAAGCCGAGGTACTAA
- a CDS encoding thiamine diphosphokinase: MIVAICSGGPLNEVAFSLKPDKWIGVDRGALYLVDEAIVPDAIVGDFDSVSAEEFARISKAVPHIDQFQSEKDETDTDLALEKALHYAPTEVWVTGVTGGRLDHYEAVLRSVYHLQQQYPGIIFKIINPSNEIQFLMPKQHVLHKGIYSYVSFFAYGQTLTNVTLRGVKYETTDEVIEQGTTRFTSNEILSEGSISFQGGICLMIKSRD; this comes from the coding sequence GTGATTGTAGCGATTTGTTCAGGCGGCCCCTTAAATGAGGTCGCCTTTTCTTTAAAGCCTGACAAATGGATTGGTGTTGATCGAGGCGCCTTGTATTTAGTGGATGAGGCGATTGTGCCCGATGCGATTGTCGGTGATTTTGATTCGGTATCTGCCGAGGAATTTGCGCGAATTTCGAAAGCGGTCCCGCATATAGATCAATTTCAGTCGGAGAAGGATGAAACCGATACTGACTTAGCGCTTGAAAAGGCGTTACACTATGCACCTACAGAAGTTTGGGTGACAGGGGTGACAGGCGGGCGTTTAGATCATTATGAGGCTGTATTGCGCTCGGTCTATCATTTACAGCAGCAATATCCCGGAATTATCTTTAAAATCATCAATCCTTCTAATGAAATTCAGTTTTTAATGCCAAAACAGCATGTGCTACATAAAGGCATCTATTCGTATGTTTCGTTTTTTGCCTATGGTCAAACGCTGACAAATGTGACATTACGTGGCGTGAAATACGAAACGACGGATGAAGTGATTGAACAAGGAACAACACGCTTTACAAGCAATGAAATCCTATCTGAGGGGTCTATTTCTTTTCAAGGTGGCATATGTTTAATGATAAAGAGTAGAGACTAG
- the rpmB gene encoding 50S ribosomal protein L28: MPKQCVITGRKARTGNNRSHAMNASKRSWGANLQKVRILVDGKPKRVWVSARALKSGKIERV, from the coding sequence ATGCCAAAACAATGCGTAATTACTGGCCGTAAAGCTCGTACAGGCAACAACCGTTCACACGCAATGAACGCTTCTAAACGTTCTTGGGGTGCTAACTTACAAAAAGTTCGTATTTTAGTTGACGGTAAGCCAAAACGTGTATGGGTTTCTGCTCGTGCTTTAAAATCAGGTAAAATCGAGCGCGTATAA